AGTCACCTCCTTGGATGTTACCTTCTCAAAGAAACCTATCCCAATACCCCAACATAACATGTGACACCATCCCTTCTCTATTTCCCTTGAGAATCAGGGCTATCCATTTCTCCATGACACATACGATCTTCTGACACACACGATAATTTACTTATTTGGAGGGGGTACGGTTGATTGTTTCTCTTCCACCAAAGAATATAAAGTGTCTTTGAATAGGCATCATTGCATATTTTTTTTGTTGCAATATCCTCACAGCTTTGAAAAGCACACATTTTAGGtaatcaatacatatttattgaatgagtgaTTTTCTTGAACCCAGATTAACTATTTTAGCTCATGCAGACACATTCCATATTGCTCATTTTCCAAATTACATGTGGTTCTGCAGAAATGGAGAAAGTCACATACAGACTGCTGCCACTAAGTTTTCAGTGTGATATATTTGGGAATGTTTTGATGTCTTAAAGGAAGGAGACTTTCGTGAATAAAACACCAGTTATAaagttttatgaaatataaaatagctCTCATCTTGTTCCCTAAATAAGCTATGTGTCCAAACAGCTCTAAGCCCAGGGCAGGCCCATCAATGGAGACTCTTTATCATTGTAACTAATCTTCAGACTATCTTCAGTAAGTGGCAGACTCTATGAGGGTTTGATATAATGCTTATGCCAATTTCCATATGGAGCCCCATAATAATTCACTaggataaaaatttaaattatttcataaatgagGGCAAAACAGATTGGGGACCCAGACACAACTCTGGGTGAATTTTGTAATATCCAGTCTTttccaagtgaaaaaaaatgtCTCAGGCAATACAGATGTTGATccaaaagtaggccaggcatggtggctcacgcctgcaatctcagcactttgggatgccaaggcaggtggatcacttgtggtcaaaagttcaagaccagcctggccaacatggtaaaaactctgtctcaactaaaaatataaaaattagctggatgcgatggtgcacacctgtaattccagctacttgggaggctgaggcaggagaatcacttgaacccaggaggcagaggttgcagtgagccaagaccacaccactacactacagcctgagcaacacagtgggacctgtctcaaaaaaaaaaaaaaaagggcaggctGAGCAGCATTCAGACCCATCCTGTCTAAAGCAATGATTATAATGTGACATAGTATTTTAAACTACATCCGAATTTAACATATCATAGCGATTATATCACACAAACGCAAGCAGATTCAGAACCTTAAGGTTTTATCTAcgaaaaagaaatatcaaacaCACTTTATATCTGAATTTAGCTCAGCATACTATGAtcaatccattttattttaatatcaaagaACAGTAGGGCCCAGACTTTAAACTAATATCCTTCAAGCATTCATGTTTTAATTAGATGCCATCTGTATTCTATGATTCCTATTATTTCAGAATCTGGGAGTGAGTAAAGCTGACCTAAATCTAAAGTTCTTTGATTTCAAAAAGTGCCCTGTGCTCAGCTTAGCACCACACTGGAAGGAGCAAGACAAGAAACAACCCATGAAAGCATATAAATTCTTCAACATCACACAGcttttgtctatttctttctatCATTCTATAAAATAATGTTACCAATTTAAACACTAGTCAAACATCAAAAGAGATCGGGGTAAGACTTATCTATTCCACATCCATTTTAATACGTTTTTTATACTCAAGAtactatttctgaaaataatagaTTGCAATAAAAAAAGTAGGCCAACTTTCTGATTTTTACCTAAAGAGATAATATAGCAGGATGCAAGGaggaaataaacatgaaaaagaatagCATTGACTCATAGTCCATACTATTCTATTTTTGCAGAAGTTATTATAAATTTTACCCATGACAAgaagctttatttttctgttcaaagAAATCGATTGATATTTTTACTGGCAGTTAAATTATAATCATTCTTCTTATTTTCCTGTTCATCAAATTTACCttgcatttctttgagttttctttaCTTGGAAatgttttacaaagtaaaaagCAAATGCTGAAAATTTTTCAATGTTGGGTGCAAGAAGAAAGCCCAAAAACAATAGGTCTTCAATAAACAGGCCTTTAATGTATCGAAAGCCCTTTGGGGCTCACCCTCTTCCAACTCTCTGACTATATGCAAAACAGGAGAAAGCATAAAGTGCaatgaaacacacacagaaatgctTTGAAAAAGCTTCTAGAGTAAAATCActtttcacaaaacaaaaagtatatgGCAGCATGGTTTAAAAAATGATAGTTAATGCACTCAGGAAACAGTAATGATTAGATTGtctgttctttttaaatactctacaaatacattttataatcacatatatgtatttaaaatataataaacaggTCAATTTACCTCAAATAAGTAGGATTTTCAATTTAGAATCacagaaaaagttaaatttaatccATCTCATTTGCTTTGAATGTTTAAAATGCAAGGACTTAATCTCCaatacattttgtaaatgaacccaaaattatataaattgGGAACTCTGGTTATAATTCTTTAATAATGATTTTCTTCATGAGAATTATAAAGTCAGGCTAAATCGCTAACATGagttatttctttgtagcaataaatCGTAGTAAAAAAGAACATGGCTTCAAGAATCAACAGacttaatattatataaatgtcagCTCCATAACAGACCCATAACCGGGACAATTATTcactgaacttcagtttcttggTGTACAAAATAGGGAAAATAGTATTATCAACttcatatagttataaaacttaACTGATATAatccattttaattaatttttcaacTATTTTATATACTAGCATagttcctgactcacagaaagcATTTGATATTGCTATTATTACTATCAGATTATAAGGCCAATCATCTTACGTCTCCACACACAGCCTTCTGGGATCATCTTCTGTATATTTGGTCAggttgttttccatttctgaaatgCCAACTTCTTTCCTCTTCATTAAGTTAAATCCTAAATATTTCCGACAGGCCTGACATTTTTTTATAACTTCCCTTACTAACCATGTTCCATCACATTACTCCTGTTATATTGAACTCAGTTGATGATTATTTATAATCTGACTTACACATTTAATTTTGCCTTATGTTGGTTTTCTAGCTGTATTGTAGTTTTAATAACTGTATATAGCCTCTCCAAATTGTGTATGTTTTTTCTACTGATTAAAATTGAATTGttccaagacaaaaaaaaaaaaaatctcttactTCCCTTTAAAAGAAACCACACACACGCCAAAGAAAGCTAGTGTAGTGGTAcacacatagtaggtatttaatGCATGCTTTTGACTTGAATTGTATTGTGACATCATTTACAAGATAATGAGGGTCACTTTATCCCTTCAACATGACAttcatcatctgtaaagtgaCAGTGAAACATACTCTCCATGGTATTTCAAAGCTCTAAAACTACATTATTTCAATGTACTGAGCTGAAAATCACCACCCCTTCTTATGCAGGTactttaattgttttattttattgatataacAGCTATCAAATTCTGGGTGTGGGTGATCCACAATCTGAATTACTTGAGTATAGTTGGGAAGCCAGCATGCCTTAGTGTAGAGTTGCCTTCTGCTAGGAGAATGGGCTTGACTATGTCACAGGCCTGGATCTaagataatattccattttatattaatCCTGTCTACTATTCCATTAGTACAGGATATTTGGGTGGATGCTAGGGTCCCTGTTAATAAACCATCAGAAACATATCATAGTCCTGAATCtcaactattttcttttaattctgtcaTTAGGGCCAATGGTATAATAATACTCTTGGAGTCATAGATATAAGACgttaggaagagaaagaggatttTCAAAATCAAAGAATTTGACTGAAACACATAATTCTATACAGATTATAATTCATTTACACATTCAAATATACCAAGTCCTGGTACCGTCTTgcactttttcttccttcttgtagGAGCACAATTAATACTATAATTATTGATTTCTGCCTTGGGGGGAAAAGATTCTTCCCTGTTTCAAAATAAGCATGCAACATGCAACATGCAAAAAATAcctttgatttcttattttctggGCCTGTTGACATGGACAATGCACAAGGTGAAATCAGCTCCTCCGTTCTTGTTACAGATATGGGAAGTGATGGGGTTGAAACAGGTGACCTGTGGTTGGGGGTGCTGCTTTCAGATTTCCCAAGTCTTGAAGGCAGGGTACCACTGCCACAATGTGGATACAGAGCTGAGGGACTGAGCTGGGGCACCAGGGTGGGCAGACTTGGCACGAGGGAGAGAAGAGGACCTCAAGTTGGGAAGAGAGGCAGAGCTAGCACTGGAGATAGGGAGTGAAGGAAGAGCTGAAGGACTCAACTCCTGGCCAGATAGTTGGGATGAAGCTCTTTTAGATCTGTTTATCAGGCTTGAAAGAGCTGGGGAAGGATGGaaacatttctctgaagaagagAACGTAGCTCTTTGATTAAcaggaggagacagagaagacAATGCAGATGAGGCTAATGTAGAAGGGTAGGTGTGAATGTTTCTGGGGTTTTCTGGACCCCTGAGGTCACCATCCTGTTTACTCttcaaagaggaaagagaagagcttGGTGGAACAGGAGGAAGACCCACAGAACTGGATGCACTGGTTTGTAGCAGGGAAAGCATGGTATTGTTCTTCAAAGTAGGTGATGGTGTTCTCTCTACATTCATGGAAGCAGGGCTGCTACTAGGCTGTTTtgtaggagagagggagggggccTGAGAAAGTGGAGTAGACTTGGTGAAAACAGGCAGGTGAAAAGATTGCTGGGTCAACTCAGAAACCTGGCGTTCCCCCTGATCTGGAGACCCGGCTCTCAGGGAACAACTTGAGAGAGATTTTTTAGGCGTGGGTGGGGTCTGCTTTGCTTTTTGATCAAGTGTGAGAGAGGAAGAGGCCGGGGAGTTGAGAGAGAAGGTGGGACAGGATGCAGGGGAAAAGGGTCTTTGGTGGGAAGGGTTTGACTTGAGAATGGCAGTGAGAAGGGCAAGCCGGGAAGGCACCGGGGATTTTACCCCTGACTTTGAAAGATTTCCACTAGATGACATTTGGCTGCAGATGGTGGAAGAAGAGCCGTGGAAAGAGGAGGTAAATGGTTTGGGGCTGGGAGACAGTGAATGCGTGACAATGCGGACTGGTATGTACAAGGCTGAATTCGACTTCAGAGAAGCACTGGAGGACGGTGGAGGAGAAGAGGTTCTCGGACTTTCTCCGCGACTAAGGACATGCGAGGTTAAACTTGTCTTCTTGAGAACTTCAGAGGTCAGTCCAGGCTTTGGATCTGCCGCAGTTGAACTGGATAAATTAGAACCTGATAGTTGAGTGGAATAGGGAAACAGTAACGTCGAGGAGGTGCCCTTCGATGCAGAAAAGGGTGTAGAGTGAGCGGTAGTTTGAAAATACGTAGCTGATTCTTCCACCACGGCCCCACTGACATCCAGCCTCCTACTGTGGAACTCCTCTAGGACAGAGGCTCCCTCGAGGTTAACTGGGTCGGGTGGTGCGTTCGGATTAGTTGGAGAAACAAAGGAGAAAGCAGGTGGTTTACAGGCAAGCTGCTCAGAGGTAGTGGAAGAAGAAGTTAActagaggaaagagaaatagaCAGATTGAAATAGGACATTATTTCTGAAACGATCAAAATATTCTTGTCACTTGTGCGATTATGCAAACAATTTACACAAAAAGAGGCAACTTAAACCTccataaaaatgaaggaaattctgtTTTGCTAATGAGGCCTTGCTTTGAATTTGAAATAAGATACAAATAAGCTGTGAAGTATTACAACCTATACCTCATTTATCCCACAGAatgaaatcaatataaaattatattgcatAGTTGGAAGATAATTCGTCGACATCATCTAAAATAGTTATCTTAATTTTCAATTGTGTGATTTGGAAAGATTTAAATCACCATCAGTATAAATTTCACTATTTTCTtatagaaaactattttttcttatagaaaACTATTTTCTTCTATTGTAAGAATATAAAGCATGATATTATAATAATGACTACAagccttaaaaaatttttaacacaCTTCAAGGGTTTAAAATTCTAAGAGTTTCTACTACTTAACTCCTACATGCTGTGAACTTGGAAAAGTGCCTAGAATTCAAAAGATGAAACACCCAATATCAACACAGAATGATAAATTGAGGGAGTGAAAGCAAAGCCCAAATTAGACAGGAAGTTTTAGcttatttttcctaattatttgCCAGAATGAATATTTAACATGAACATACAATGAATATTTAACAAATGATTTGGGTTATGCTGGAAGAAATAGGGTCTCTTGTATCAAAAGAAGCCAGAACACTTTACAAATATAATCCACCTGAAACAAGGAAACCTACCAATCCAAAtaaagaggaaatgaagaaactaaataaagaggaaataaagaacaaTTCATCATTTTACAAGAGAAGCTAGAGAGAGCCTGTGAAACAACTGGATGTAGGTAGCCttgtaccattttaaaaatcatctagtACTTTAAGATAAGTACTGaagttataaatattttgaacacCTTTTAAACAGAGGTTTCCCTTAAAAGTCATTGATTTGATTATgtcaatatataaaagaaatataaacatgcaTGTCTAATAAAGAATTTAGGGAAtatcaatcatttaaaatttcaataaatattaagattTACATATAGATGTTGCATTAAGCACACAGTAGGAAAAAGTATATAAACATAACAATCAAACTTAGCAAAATCTttacaaataaagtaaaagatATTTATTGATTTTGCTTATAACATTTTCAGATTTCCATCAGACCTAATGCAGAGGTTTTCATGTCATATAGTTTTaatctctaaaaaatttaaaactggcAGATTCAAACAACTCATCCCAAACTTCCAAGTTTCTAAGTAAACATACCCAAAATAGtcctttcttttatatatatatatttatatgcatccTTGCAACATGGAAGAATACATACATTTCTTGTTACATAAATAATACCTGAATATTTTAGCATAACCCAGAATATGAGAAAATCAGATATAATTGAAAGTCAAGCAGAATTGAATCAAATGGAGGAAGAAAGCTTAGCAATTCACTTTTATAAGTTTTACTTAGAAACAACTCTGCTTAGCCAATGTTTATGTAACTGATTCATGTGGTTAGAGATATATTTAAATCCAAACACTACTAGCTGGGCAGCTGAATGTTTTTGTCACTACAAGCATGACAATGTCTTATCTGGAGTTATGCAATCATTTGTAGTTAAATATGTAATTAATGTTTAAGAAATTGTTCTCTTAGGGTAAATagtatattcagattttttttttaaccacaaatgAAAAGTCTTCTCTAATTGCTTCCTATGATTGATCTCTCCTAATGAAAAGAATATAGAAACATTTCTAGACTGTGTAGTGCGTCTTTGCATGTTGTACTATGCCTAGAATAGCTGTTTGGTAAAGAATTCTGTAAATTAATAACGGCAGTCACAAAACTCTCATTACCTTTTCAGTTCTGCTGTTTCCAAATAACTTTAATGTATATGACAAACTCAATTATTTACCCTGATTATTCACCAAATTATCACTATGCTAAGACCATAGAGCTATAATCGTTAGGGTCTCATTCAGAGGAAAAGATTAACCTTTCCAACTTCCTCAAAACTACGGCTTCTAATGACCAAACATTCTACtacattaattaatattttacctAATATAAGTATCTCagaattttattatactttctaatatatttaaaacattgatttttgaggaacttctaaGAGAAAGGCTCTGAAAAGTCTAGTTTACCATGTTTATATTAGTCtgcacataatttttattatattttcttacttAATATATTAATAAGTATATGCAACATATTCATTTCTAACTTACAAATATACCACAATATTATCCTAATTTGTACTAATATAAAAatgtgaggctgggcgcggtggctcaagcctgtaatcccagcactttgggaggccgagacgggtggatcacgaggtcaggagatcgagaccatcctggctaacctggtgaaaccccgtctctactaaaaaatacaaaaaactagccgggcgaggtggcgggcgcctgtagtcccagctactcgggaggctgaggcaggagaatggcgtaaacccgggaggcggagcttgcagtgagctgagatccggccactgcactccagcctgggcgatagagcgagactccgtctcaaaaaaaaaaaaaaaaaaaaaaaaaaaaaaaaaaaaaaatgtgacaccatattttctaaaattctcaGGAGTGAAggattcattttttaataaaaagattgatttttttgagtttccctaattaataaatttttaaaaagaggaagtaaaggcatgaaaatatgtatacagaaagaaaaaatgggcaCCTGTCAAATTCTCAGTCAGTAGCTCAGAATCAGTCCTTCATTTTACCTCTTCCTGTAAATCCCTTTATTAGTGATCCCAAATTTCCCTATTGACATCTATTTAATACAAATTATTTCCACCTCTTCTTCCTCTACCATTCACAACCCTCTATGTTGTTCTCAAGGTTTGTTACTGATACTCTAACTCCTTCTCCCTCAAAGCTGTTCTAGGTCTTCTTTACCATTTATTTTTTACCTCATCTGTATTGATTTGTTTGCTTTAAACACCTCTCTAGACCTACCAATGACCATGTTTTCCAGTCCCCAGAATTATGCTGGTTCCTTGAGTCCCCCTTGACATACACTCTCTCAAAAGTCATTTTCAAAACTCTCTTCTCCTAGAAAGGCTACCTGGAACTCTGGAAAACATTCACAACAATCTCACTAACAGAAGATGCAATGTGCTCCTATCATTAGGTAAGTAGATGATTCTAATCATAAATTCACCCTCAGATCCTATATAATAGAGACCATCAATTATTTTAACAACCAATCTCTATCGTAGAACTGCCTTGTATTTTTACTGcctgtaaatctaaaataaactGCTCCTGTGTATATTCAGTTTTCCCTGATGTTTCTATGAGATTTCAAAGCATTTGAATAAAAACTGAAGTGACTGACCTGCTACCTAGTATCCTGAATACTTTCTGAGATTCTGACAGCACCAGATGTGGATCACATATAGCTGTGCTCTTCCTCCTGAATCTGTACAGCTACATGAGGCAGAAACCCCAGATTCTCCCTTGTCGTCACATACCAATCATCATATTATGGCAGCTTGGCCTCCTAAACTTACCTATTATTGATTTGTCCTCTTCTCTCTGATGAACGCTTGTAATGCTACAGGGCAGATTCTCAGCCTTTCTTATCTGAACACATTAAATAATCTTTTCTGGTGTTCTTACTTCTAGTTCACCCTATTTAACCCATCACCAgattgaacttttaaaatctgaTCACCTATGCTCAAGACCTCatcattgttttctttgtgtCTACCATGAActaaagatatttccttcatGACAAAGCCCCTCTCTTGCTATCCAGTCTCATGCCCCTCATCCCctattttttaagtttcagtAATACTTTGTTCAATCTCAATCTTCTTGCCAGCATTGCCAGCATTCTAGCTATTATGGTTTCTTGCCAATCAACTTGGCAAACCTTTATTCTTACACCAATCCCAGCAACTGCCATTATGTTTCTAGACCTAGTCTACTAGAAGTTgccataagaaaaagaaaattgataccAGTTGTTAATTGGCAGGACCGTGGCACCTGTTTTTCAAACTGCATCCGTACAAGGGCAGCAGCCCCAGCCGAGTGGGTCTGGTTTCCCCTGTACTGAATTTCCCTGCAGAAGGGGAGG
This is a stretch of genomic DNA from Rhinopithecus roxellana isolate Shanxi Qingling chromosome 4, ASM756505v1, whole genome shotgun sequence. It encodes these proteins:
- the MLIP gene encoding LOW QUALITY PROTEIN: muscular LMNA-interacting protein (The sequence of the model RefSeq protein was modified relative to this genomic sequence to represent the inferred CDS: deleted 1 base in 1 codon), whose amino-acid sequence is MELEKHEKRSVLNKNLEEKLTVSAGGSEAKPLIFTFVPTVRRLPTHTQLADTSKFLVKIPEESSDKSPETVNRSKSNDYLTLNAGSQQERDQATLTCPSEVSGTILQEREFEANKLQGMQQSDLFKAEYVLIVDSEGEDEATSRKVEQGPPGGIGTTAVRPKSLAISSSLVSDVVRPKTQGTDLKASSHPEMLHGIAPQQKHRQLTSSSTTSEQLACKPPAFSFVSPTNPNAPPDPVNLEGASVLEEFHSRRLDVSGAVVEESATYFQTTAHSTPFSASKGTSSTLLFPYSTQLSGSNLSSSTAADPKPGLTSEVLKKTSLTSHVLSRGESPRTSSPPPSSSASLKSNSALYIPVRIVTHSLSPSPKPFTSSFHGSSSTICSQMSSSGNLSKSGVKSPVPSRLALLTAILKSNPSHQRPFSPASCPTFSLNSPASSSLTLDQKAKQTPPTPKKSLSSCSLRAGSPDQGERQVSELTQQSFHLPVFTKSTPLSQAPSLSPTKQPSSSPASMNVERTPSPTLKNNTMLSLLQTSASSSVGLPPVPPSSSLSSLKSKQDGDLRGPENPRNIHTYPSTLASSALSSLSPPVNQRATFSSSEKCFHPSPALSSLINRSKRASSQLSGQELSPSALPSLPISSASSASLPNLRSSSLPRASLPTLVPQLSPSALYPHCGSGTLPSRLGKSESSTPNHRSPVSTPSLPISVTRTEELISPCALSMSTGPENKKSKQYKTKSSYKAFAAIPTNTLLLEQKALDEPSKTESVSKDNTLEPPVELYFPAQLRQQTEELCATIDKVLQDSLSMHSSDSPSRSPKTLLGSDTVKTPTTLPRAAGRETKYANLSSPSSTVSESQLTKPGVIRPVPVKPRILLKQEEEVYEPNPFSKYLEDNSDLFSEQDVTVPPKPVSLHPLYQTKLYPPAKSLLHPQTLSQADCLAPGPFSHLSFSLSDEQDNSHTLLSHNACNKLSHPMTAIPEHEALDSKE